From the genome of Roseofilum capinflatum BLCC-M114, one region includes:
- a CDS encoding DUF1997 domain-containing protein — MTDACSQDSGSENRPSRPEQSKRSPKFGDRFKALSSKVSQAMGFEWMYFHLNYADCVELYAPEPVVAEYVNDHPSWFTRCALPMKAIPIGDSGYDLLLGRYGALQFEVEVRIGLQLIPRDEAGVYRISSIDLPDYTPPGYEVNFHGQFYLAEVPCCPTPEYLQELQSYLILPSPLPEVMTRWEWSLDLTVGVKFPHFIHRLPQSLIQSTSDRLLQQIVREVSRRLGKKVQQDFHQTLSIRE; from the coding sequence GTGACAGATGCTTGTTCTCAAGATTCCGGCTCTGAAAACCGCCCTTCCCGTCCCGAACAATCAAAAAGATCGCCAAAATTTGGCGATCGCTTCAAAGCCTTGTCCTCCAAAGTTTCTCAGGCAATGGGCTTTGAATGGATGTACTTTCATCTCAATTACGCCGACTGTGTAGAACTCTATGCACCTGAACCCGTAGTTGCCGAGTATGTTAACGATCACCCCAGTTGGTTTACCCGATGCGCTCTCCCCATGAAAGCCATCCCCATCGGGGACAGTGGCTATGATTTACTTCTGGGGCGCTATGGGGCGCTTCAATTTGAAGTGGAAGTGAGAATAGGCCTCCAACTTATCCCCCGTGACGAAGCCGGAGTCTATCGCATCTCTAGCATTGATCTCCCTGACTATACTCCCCCAGGGTATGAAGTCAACTTTCATGGGCAATTTTACCTGGCTGAAGTTCCCTGCTGTCCGACTCCGGAATATCTCCAGGAACTGCAAAGTTATCTGATTCTTCCCTCACCCCTACCAGAAGTGATGACGCGCTGGGAATGGAGCCTAGACTTAACCGTAGGCGTGAAATTCCCCCACTTTATCCATCGCTTACCCCAATCTTTGATTCAAAGTACCAGCGATCGCCTCCTCCAGCAAATTGTCCGCGAAGTTTCCCGCCGTTTGGGTAAAAAAGTACAACAAGACTTTCATCAAACCCTGTCAATTAGGGAATAG